A genomic region of Antennarius striatus isolate MH-2024 chromosome 16, ASM4005453v1, whole genome shotgun sequence contains the following coding sequences:
- the LOC137609522 gene encoding apoptosis regulator BAX-like: protein MAAEGNGSGMSDQRIGEALIREVIQEELRGSHSQNIPPLTPVQVTTMQERNMVDQLTKMVRIIGDRVKDDQELQDIIDGVAACPNSVTDRFREVANNVLQEGISWEYISVLFYVAGKLAVKVVEAFLPNLVKDLLKCAVEFFRNNLLNWVREHGGWINSFSELAVASMQRVTRMNSHSCGLVLTFIAGLAIGGFISWRMTK, encoded by the exons ATGGCGGCTGAAGGGAACGGGAGCGGAATGTCCG ACCAGAGGATCGGGGAGGCGCTGATCAGAGA GGTTAtccaggaggagctgagggGCTCGCACTCACAGAACATCCCACCTCTGACCCCAGTACAAGTAACCACAATGCAGGAGAGGAACATGGTGGACCAGCTGACCAAGATGGTCCGTATCATCGGTGATCGGGTCAAAGACGATCAGGAGCTACAAGA TATCATAGACGGGGTTGCTGCCTGCCCAAACTCTGTGACAGACAGATTTAGGGAAGTGGCAAACAACGTGCTTCAAGAAGGGATCAGCTGGGAGTACATCAGTGTTCTCTTCTATGTTGCTGGCAAGCTGGCTGTCAAG GTGGTCGAGGCTTTTTTGCCAAATTTGGTCAAGGACCTCCTGAAGTGTGCTGTGGAGTTTTTCCGAAACAATCTCCTGAACTGGGTCCGGGAGCACGGAGGATGG ATCAACAGCTTCTCAGAGCTGGCGGTGGCGTCCATGCAGAGGGTGACTCGCATGAACTCCCACAGCTGTGGCCTCGTCCTCACCTTCATTGCCGGCCTGGCCATCGGCGGCTTCATCTCCTGGAGGATGACCAAATGA
- the LOC137610260 gene encoding acyl-coenzyme A thioesterase 1-like encodes MAFSSDLSIVTRDHSVGGSYLGCEPMGLFWSQQPAPGSREGLRLKKQNVETPFVTLVSLLEGHVSPSEGPTTELAATTIERWYMAPGVQRTEIRQDSLVATLFLPPGPGPFPGMLDMWGFGGGLSEYRSVLFASRGYASLSLTYKDHKDLPGPRESMNVGDSYFRSAFQFLRNHHQVCADRVGIIGFSFGVYLSLRIASQTGVNVRLILSSSKTRV; translated from the exons atggctttctcctctgacctctccaTAGTGACCAGGGATCACTCAGTCGGGGGTTCATATCTGGGCTGTGAACCAATGGGACTGTTCTGGAGCCAGCAGCCGGCTCCTGGATCAAGAGAAGGTTTAAG gctaaaaaaacaaaatgtagagACTCCGTTTGTCACGCTGGTTTCCTTACTGGAGGGTCATGTTTCACCCAGTGAGGGTCCGACCACTGAGCTGGCTGCTACCACTATTGAGCGTTGGTACATGGCACCAGGTGTACAAAGAACAGAGATTCGACAGGACAGTCTTGTAGCTACGCTGTTTTTGCCACCCG GACCAGGACCATTTCCAGGCATGTTGGACATGTGGGGATTTGGTGGAGGATTGTCAGAATACCGCTCTGTGCTGTTTGCCTCCAGAGGATATGCAAGCTTGTCCCTTACTTACAAAGATCACAAAGATTTACCTGGCCCAAGAGAAAGCATGAATGTTGGTGATTCATATTTCAGG TCCGCCTTCCAGTTTCTTCGGAATCATCATCAGGTCTGTGCAGACAGAGTTGGGATCATTGGTTTTTCCTTTGGAGTGTATCTGAGTCTTCGAATTGCATCACAGACTGGTGTCAATGTACGTCTGATTCTGTCATCCAGTAAAACTAGAGTTTGA